A genomic segment from Macrobrachium rosenbergii isolate ZJJX-2024 chromosome 30, ASM4041242v1, whole genome shotgun sequence encodes:
- the LOC136855009 gene encoding facilitated trehalose transporter Tret1-like isoform X2 gives MVGALAGGPIIETFGPRRVLVVIQTPAIILWLLSAYAPYLSILYFGRIGQCIIMIICGPLIPLLIAEYSDPKIRGFMLASEEIMVAVGMLVMYAMVHKLYWVTATALAALSATVQFLLCFSLPESPFWLARNGHHKKAEEVLMRLRFSKAKAKEEFETLLSSVQAKRQSTVLEQIRELKHCQNYRPVLLLCAIYTLRELGGEYIVFSYTVYMFEKAGVEMNPFTCTVLVGVTRTLASIAMALLLDRIGRRPLLIGTTLLCALASLVCGAFLLLELPKASWVPLAAVLVYVASYGFGLGPIPWGLTGEMIPTPVRSTGGSICLLMYSTSVSIMGYLFPEMIEHMGIGPTFLSFTAFLFALSIILFRWFPETKGKTLNNLESTFKRKSKKNQEVFTISGTENSQHITGCEITKL, from the exons ATGGTTGGAGCATTAGCCGGGGGTCCAATAATTGAGACCTTTGGCCCAAGACGTGTTTTAGTCGTGATTCAAACACCGGCGATCATCTTGTGGCTGCTATCAGCCTACGCCCCTTACCTTTCTATACTGTACTTTGGCCGCATTGGACAATGCATTATAATGATCATCTGTGGTCCTCTGATCCCACTGCTTATCGCCGAATATAGCGATCCAAAAATTCGAGGCTTCATGTTGGCCTCTGAAGAGATCATGGTGGCTGTTGGGATGCTCGTCATGTATGCAATGGTGCACAAACTCTACTGGGTGACAGCAACCGCACTCGCTGCTCTGTCCGCAACTGTCCAGTTTTTACTCTGCTTCTCCCTTCCCGAA tctccATTTTGGCTAGCACGAAATGGGCATCACAAGAAAGCTGAGGAGGTACTGATGAGACTCCGATTCTCCAAGGCCAAGGCGAAGGAAGAGTTTGAGACCCTGCTTTCCTCTGTGCAGGCTAAAAGACAGTCGACAGTGCTTGAACAG ATCAGAGAACTTAAACACTGCCAAAATTACCGGCCAGTTCTTTTGCTCTGTGCAATTTATACGTTGAGAGAGCTCGGCGGAGAGTACATTGTCTTCAGCTATACCGTCTACATGTTTGAAAAAGCAGGAGTTGAAATGAACCCCTTCACGTGCACAGTCTTGGTAGGAGTCACACGTACTCTCGCTTCCATAGCCATGGCACTTCTTCTGGATCGGATAGGACGACGTCCTCTTCTAATAGGAACGACTTTACTCTGTGCTCTGGCATCTTTAGTATGTGGTGCATTTCTACTTCTCGAGCTCCCCAAAGCTTCATGGGTTCCACTCGCAGCTGTTTTGGTATATGTCGCCTCCTATGGATTTGGGTTGGGACCAATTCCATGGGGGCTCACTGGTGAAATGATACCAACTCCTGTGAGGTCCACAGGAGGATCTATATGTTTACTTATGTACTCCACATCAGTTTCTATCATGGGCTACTTGTTTCCTGAAATGATTGAACACATGGGAATTGGTCCTACCTTTCTCTCCTTCACTGCATTCCTCTTTGCTCTGTCCATCATCCTCTTTCGATGGTTCCCAGAAACAAAGGGCAAAACACTGAATAATCTGGAAAGTACCTTCAAGAGGAAATCGAAGAAGAACCAGGAAGTGTTCACCATTTCAGGAACTGAGAATAGTCAACATATCACAGGTTGTGAAATCACTAAACTCTAA